Proteins from a genomic interval of Microbacterium imperiale:
- a CDS encoding ECF transporter S component has product MHTAASTTETADRRPDAPGRFRWRVVDIVIASVIGVACAAVFLLWNVGYEGPSALLSPLLPGVQGLLAGPWLIAGVLGALIIRKPGAAIYTELLAAVISALVGNQWGPLTIVSGIVQGLGAELIFLLFLYASWRLPVAMLAGAGAGLACGINDRVLWYPGADTLFTSVYIASTTISGAVIAGLGAWLITRALARTGALSRFAAGREAATRV; this is encoded by the coding sequence ATGCACACTGCTGCGTCCACGACCGAGACCGCCGATCGTCGCCCCGATGCACCGGGACGGTTCCGGTGGCGCGTCGTCGACATCGTCATCGCGAGCGTCATCGGGGTCGCCTGCGCGGCCGTCTTCCTGCTGTGGAACGTCGGCTACGAGGGCCCGTCCGCGCTGCTCTCGCCGCTGCTGCCCGGCGTGCAGGGGCTGCTCGCCGGTCCCTGGCTGATCGCGGGTGTGCTCGGCGCGCTCATCATCCGCAAGCCTGGCGCGGCGATCTACACCGAGCTGCTGGCCGCCGTCATCTCGGCGCTCGTCGGCAACCAGTGGGGTCCGCTGACGATCGTGTCGGGCATCGTGCAGGGTCTGGGCGCTGAGCTGATCTTCCTGCTCTTCCTCTACGCCTCGTGGCGCCTGCCCGTCGCGATGCTGGCCGGCGCCGGCGCCGGCCTGGCCTGCGGCATCAACGACCGCGTGCTCTGGTACCCCGGCGCCGACACGCTGTTCACGTCGGTGTACATCGCCTCGACGACCATCTCGGGAGCCGTCATCGCCGGCCTCGGCGCCTGGCTCATCACGCGCGCCCTCGCGCGAACGGGCGCGCTCAGCCGCTTCGCCGCCGGGCGAGAAGCGGCGACGCGCGTCTGA
- a CDS encoding HhH-GPD-type base excision DNA repair protein, giving the protein MSLHITDDAAADQLLTENPLALLIGMLLDQQIAMETAFSGPLKIRERTGSVEAAAIAGYDPEGFIEVFRQTPAVHRFPGSMAGRVQTLCQTIVDEWGGDAAAIWTSGDPDGPTVLKRLKALPGFGEQKARIFLALLGKQYGFTGAGWREAAGAYGEEGSFRSVADIVSPESLTKVREHKRAAKAAAKGAASS; this is encoded by the coding sequence ATGAGCCTGCACATCACCGACGACGCCGCCGCCGACCAGCTGCTGACCGAGAACCCGCTCGCGCTGCTGATCGGGATGCTGCTGGACCAGCAGATCGCGATGGAGACGGCGTTCTCGGGCCCCCTGAAGATCCGGGAGCGCACCGGATCGGTCGAGGCGGCGGCGATCGCGGGGTATGACCCCGAGGGCTTCATCGAGGTGTTCCGCCAGACGCCCGCGGTGCACCGCTTCCCCGGCTCGATGGCCGGGCGCGTGCAGACGCTGTGTCAGACGATCGTCGACGAATGGGGCGGTGACGCCGCGGCGATCTGGACATCCGGTGACCCCGACGGCCCGACCGTCCTGAAGCGGCTCAAGGCTCTGCCCGGCTTCGGCGAGCAGAAGGCCAGAATCTTCCTGGCGCTGCTGGGCAAGCAGTACGGCTTCACCGGCGCGGGCTGGCGGGAGGCCGCCGGCGCGTACGGCGAGGAGGGCTCGTTCCGGTCGGTCGCCGACATCGTCTCGCCCGAGTCGCTGACGAAGGTGCGCGAGCACAAGCGCGCCGCCAAGGCGGCGGCGAAGGGCGCGGCATCGTCCTGA
- a CDS encoding ABC transporter permease, translating into MNLLNATRSELTKQFSTSVWWILLIVLVLYIGSTAGGMAAVIAAGETGSLGGATTMPTGLGERIPRLIYGLATAMGYVFPLIVGTLLVTGEYRHKTLTPTFLATPRRGVALSAKMLAGIVMGLVFAVAAVGSTVVAGGGVLALFGIDPQLDSAETWALLGRMVLALVLWVLVGIGLGTLIRNQIAAVVGILAFTQFVEPIARLGAGLVEGLGDVARFLPGAASDALAGDSIYAIMGGGADQPLEWWAGGLVLAGYALLFALLGYAASWRRDVV; encoded by the coding sequence ATGAACCTTCTGAACGCGACCCGTTCGGAACTGACGAAGCAGTTCTCGACGTCCGTGTGGTGGATCCTGCTGATCGTCCTCGTGCTCTACATCGGCAGCACCGCGGGCGGCATGGCCGCCGTCATCGCCGCCGGCGAGACGGGTTCGCTCGGCGGCGCGACGACGATGCCGACCGGACTCGGCGAGCGGATCCCGCGACTGATCTACGGGCTCGCGACCGCCATGGGCTACGTCTTCCCGCTCATCGTCGGCACGCTGCTGGTGACGGGCGAGTATCGCCACAAGACCCTCACCCCGACCTTCCTCGCCACGCCCCGGCGCGGCGTCGCCCTGTCGGCCAAGATGCTCGCCGGCATCGTCATGGGCCTCGTCTTCGCGGTCGCCGCCGTCGGCTCGACCGTCGTCGCCGGCGGCGGCGTCCTCGCCCTGTTCGGCATCGATCCGCAACTCGACAGCGCCGAGACCTGGGCCCTGCTGGGGCGCATGGTCCTCGCCCTCGTCCTGTGGGTGCTCGTCGGCATCGGGCTGGGAACGCTCATCCGCAACCAGATCGCCGCCGTGGTCGGCATCCTGGCCTTCACCCAGTTCGTCGAGCCGATCGCCCGCCTCGGAGCGGGACTCGTCGAGGGACTCGGGGATGTCGCGCGCTTCCTGCCCGGGGCGGCGTCCGATGCCCTCGCGGGCGACAGCATCTACGCGATCATGGGCGGCGGCGCCGACCAGCCGCTCGAATGGTGGGCGGGCGGCCTCGTGCTGGCCGGTTACGCGCTGCTGTTCGCGCTCCTCGGCTACGCCGCGTCGTGGCGACGCGACGTCGTCTGA
- a CDS encoding phage holin family protein, producing MSTPRGFRDRADDSLFTLIGDIPELVRNLVVAEIDSAKTWAKKTGKDAGLGGVWFIVALFFLFWTIPAIGAFAIIGLSSWMPAWVASLIVIGILLVVAVVFALLGLMRFKRLSSRQNPAQAISTDAKIVKEVADEF from the coding sequence ATGAGCACCCCTCGCGGATTCCGCGATCGCGCCGACGACAGCCTGTTCACCCTCATCGGTGACATCCCGGAACTGGTCCGCAACCTCGTCGTCGCCGAGATCGATTCGGCCAAGACCTGGGCGAAGAAGACGGGGAAGGATGCCGGCCTCGGCGGTGTCTGGTTCATCGTAGCGCTGTTCTTCCTCTTCTGGACGATCCCGGCCATCGGCGCTTTCGCGATCATCGGTCTGTCGTCGTGGATGCCCGCGTGGGTCGCGTCGCTCATCGTGATCGGGATCCTCCTCGTCGTCGCGGTCGTGTTCGCGCTGCTGGGGCTGATGCGCTTCAAGCGGTTGAGCTCGCGTCAGAATCCCGCGCAGGCGATCTCCACCGACGCCAAGATCGTGAAGGAAGTGGCCGATGAGTTCTGA
- a CDS encoding ATP-binding cassette domain-containing protein — translation MSSGQVLEFSEVTKRFGPVAAVDGLTARVEPGTVTGFLGPNGAGKTTTLRILLGLVSATSGSATIGGQRYRELKHPLQTVGAVLEASSFHPGRSAAAHLRVYARAAGIPVTRVDDALGTVGLADVAGRRVGGFSLGMRQRLGLAYALLGDPGVLVLDEPTNGLDPEGIRWIRRFLRDLAAEGRTVLVSSHLLAEVQQSVDALMIITRGRLVYQGGIDSVVPQDEIATVVDADDRDALRAALSAAGFESDERRTGLAVRGADAPTVGRIAAAAGIALTSLQRKGPAFEEVFLELVSGTRVHPSAAGEAPPAADEEAGR, via the coding sequence ATGTCGAGCGGACAGGTTCTGGAATTCTCCGAGGTGACGAAGCGTTTCGGCCCCGTCGCCGCGGTCGACGGGCTGACGGCGCGCGTCGAGCCGGGCACCGTGACCGGGTTCCTCGGCCCGAACGGCGCCGGCAAGACGACGACGCTGCGCATCCTGCTGGGCCTCGTCTCGGCGACATCCGGGTCGGCGACCATCGGCGGCCAGCGCTACCGCGAGCTCAAGCACCCCCTCCAGACCGTCGGCGCCGTCCTGGAGGCGTCGAGCTTCCACCCCGGGCGCTCGGCGGCCGCGCACCTGCGCGTGTACGCCCGCGCCGCCGGCATCCCGGTCACTCGCGTCGACGACGCGCTCGGGACGGTCGGGCTCGCCGACGTCGCGGGCCGTCGCGTCGGCGGCTTCTCGCTCGGCATGCGCCAGCGCTTGGGGCTGGCGTATGCGCTGCTCGGCGACCCCGGTGTGCTCGTGCTCGACGAGCCGACGAACGGCCTCGATCCCGAAGGCATCCGCTGGATCCGCCGGTTCCTGCGCGACCTCGCCGCTGAGGGTCGCACCGTGCTCGTGTCGTCGCACCTGCTGGCCGAGGTCCAGCAGTCGGTCGACGCCCTCATGATCATCACGCGCGGGCGCCTCGTCTATCAGGGCGGCATCGACAGCGTCGTGCCCCAGGACGAGATCGCGACCGTCGTCGACGCCGACGATCGCGACGCGCTGCGCGCCGCCCTGAGCGCCGCCGGCTTCGAAAGCGACGAACGGCGCACCGGCCTGGCCGTCCGCGGCGCCGACGCGCCCACGGTCGGCCGCATCGCGGCAGCGGCGGGCATCGCACTGACGTCGTTGCAGCGGAAGGGACCGGCGTTCGAAGAGGTCTTCCTCGAACTGGTCAGCGGGACGCGCGTGCACCCGTCGGCCGCGGGCGAGGCACCGCCTGCGGCGGACGAGGAGGCGGGCCGATGA
- a CDS encoding uroporphyrinogen-III synthase, with the protein MDPEPRNAEPHKPLRGWRVLVPRGGPWGDQVAALLRSHGATPVIAPLVNFAPTTEVAELDAALADLAAGAFDWITLTSATTVDVLYAYRAEIPAHTRVAAVGETTAAALTAVGYRVDLVPDEDDSAAGLAEQIIAIESSPTRVLALRSETAKPVLTRMLVEAGHEVRSVVAYRTVGVPVTERIAADVASGRINAVLVTSGSVAEQVSEQFPDLPASTLVAAIGPRTARDARKLGLTVDVVAGETTVTSLLEAIARQPAPTGGAPA; encoded by the coding sequence ATGGACCCCGAGCCCCGAAACGCAGAGCCGCACAAGCCGCTGCGCGGCTGGCGGGTGCTCGTGCCTCGCGGCGGGCCCTGGGGTGATCAGGTCGCCGCTCTGCTGCGTTCGCACGGGGCGACGCCGGTCATCGCCCCGCTGGTGAACTTCGCGCCCACGACCGAGGTCGCCGAGCTCGACGCGGCGCTGGCCGACCTCGCGGCAGGCGCGTTCGACTGGATCACCCTGACCAGCGCGACGACCGTCGACGTGCTCTACGCCTATCGCGCCGAGATCCCCGCGCACACGCGCGTCGCCGCCGTCGGCGAGACGACCGCGGCCGCGCTGACCGCGGTCGGGTACCGCGTCGATCTCGTGCCCGACGAAGACGACTCCGCCGCCGGCCTGGCCGAGCAGATCATCGCGATCGAGTCGTCGCCCACACGTGTGCTCGCGCTGCGCAGCGAGACCGCCAAGCCCGTCCTGACGCGGATGCTCGTCGAGGCGGGCCACGAGGTGCGCAGCGTCGTCGCCTACCGCACCGTGGGCGTGCCGGTCACCGAGCGGATCGCCGCGGACGTCGCGAGCGGTCGCATCAACGCCGTCCTCGTGACGAGCGGTTCGGTGGCCGAGCAGGTCAGCGAGCAGTTCCCCGATCTGCCCGCGAGCACGCTCGTCGCCGCGATCGGCCCGCGCACGGCCCGCGACGCCCGCAAACTGGGGCTCACCGTCGACGTCGTGGCCGGCGAGACGACCGTGACCTCGCTGCTCGAGGCGATCGCGCGGCAACCCGCGCCGACCGGCGGCGCACCCGCCTGA
- a CDS encoding D-alanyl-D-alanine carboxypeptidase family protein — protein MSSPDASATTRRARRAAAEGSRRTALAWVDEDAVAGRSPRQDLAASAGPYAIAHADLLADDPPRSRPGPGAAVPALGIPALIVGGYAAATLLWPLDAVAPTVLPALVAAPAATAAQPAWPADGAGATAVEGLGATAASSTDPASIASITKLVTALVVLDEQPLGVGEQGPEYAFTAADRRDYRAYLADDQSALDVPVDGVLTQYQLLQGVLIGSANNYADRLVSELWPNDEVYARAANTWLAEHGLDGITVVDPSGIDSDNTADPASVIALGRAAMSNPVVAEIVGQRSVDLPGAGLVENTNALLANPEVVGIKTGSLFGSFNLVAAQDATFDGTTVRAYAVALGQPDDDTRHSATAALLERTLAEVAASPSLSAGTLAGTVTTAWGAAADIVTDADVRVALWNAQAAQATPEIELGDARAAGDAVGELVLTGPLGSATTTLKLASDIPDPDAWWRLSHPLQLWGLAD, from the coding sequence GTGAGTTCTCCCGACGCGTCAGCGACGACGCGTCGAGCCCGGAGGGCTGCCGCCGAGGGGTCGCGCCGCACCGCGCTGGCCTGGGTGGACGAGGATGCCGTCGCCGGCCGCAGTCCGCGCCAGGACCTCGCCGCCTCCGCCGGGCCCTACGCGATCGCGCACGCCGACCTGCTCGCGGACGATCCGCCGCGCTCTCGCCCCGGGCCCGGAGCAGCCGTGCCGGCCCTCGGCATCCCCGCGCTCATCGTCGGGGGCTACGCGGCGGCGACGCTGCTGTGGCCCCTCGACGCCGTCGCCCCCACGGTCCTCCCCGCTCTCGTCGCCGCGCCCGCCGCCACCGCGGCCCAGCCCGCCTGGCCGGCCGACGGCGCCGGGGCGACGGCGGTCGAGGGCCTCGGCGCCACCGCCGCCTCGAGCACCGACCCGGCTTCCATCGCGAGCATCACGAAGCTCGTGACGGCGCTCGTCGTTCTCGACGAGCAGCCGCTGGGCGTCGGCGAACAGGGACCGGAGTACGCGTTCACCGCGGCCGACCGGCGCGACTACCGCGCCTACCTCGCCGACGACCAGTCCGCCCTCGACGTCCCCGTCGACGGTGTCCTCACGCAGTATCAGCTGCTGCAGGGAGTGCTGATCGGCTCAGCGAACAACTACGCCGACCGGCTCGTGTCGGAGCTGTGGCCCAACGACGAGGTCTACGCGCGTGCGGCCAACACCTGGCTCGCGGAGCATGGACTCGACGGGATCACCGTCGTCGATCCCAGCGGGATCGATTCCGACAACACCGCCGACCCGGCATCCGTCATCGCGCTCGGCCGGGCCGCGATGTCGAATCCGGTCGTCGCCGAGATCGTCGGGCAGCGCTCCGTCGACCTGCCCGGCGCCGGCCTGGTCGAGAACACGAACGCGCTGCTGGCGAACCCGGAAGTGGTCGGGATCAAGACCGGCAGCCTCTTCGGCTCGTTCAACCTCGTCGCGGCGCAGGACGCGACCTTCGACGGAACGACCGTCCGCGCGTACGCCGTCGCGCTCGGCCAGCCCGACGACGACACCCGCCACTCCGCCACCGCCGCACTTCTCGAGCGCACCCTCGCCGAGGTCGCGGCATCGCCGAGCCTGTCCGCCGGCACGTTGGCGGGCACCGTCACGACGGCGTGGGGCGCTGCGGCCGACATCGTCACCGATGCGGATGTGCGGGTCGCCCTGTGGAACGCCCAAGCCGCCCAAGCGACACCCGAGATCGAGCTCGGTGACGCCCGCGCCGCCGGGGACGCCGTCGGCGAGCTCGTGCTGACGGGGCCTCTGGGTTCCGCGACGACGACGCTGAAGCTGGCATCCGACATCCCCGACCCGGATGCCTGGTGGCGCCTCAGCCACCCGCTTCAGCTGTGGGGTCTCGCGGACTGA
- a CDS encoding DnaJ domain-containing protein, with protein sequence MFDSPLSASAYEVLGVAHDVDDDELRRAYRLRLRETHPDTGGDAARFVQVQRAWDLVGTREARAVYDRGHGFADAPSFSPDAPGWRPPQRPADTRPRARSFGQPGGWRRERYLTLIREWVGRGAPLDDPYDPALVRTAPHEIRRLLADALAEEATARIVADLGMGYTVWHDVAADPRDPEAKLDHVVLGPSGLYAVLSEDFGSPVRTRRGELIGDGVGAPVATLVQRARALGRAARVKFSGAIVVLPDDDVAQAIDELGRVRGLVVAVVGRSALSTVLRRGVAGAREIGGNELFDVRTRLQQTVRFV encoded by the coding sequence GTGTTCGACAGTCCGCTGTCCGCATCGGCGTACGAGGTGCTCGGGGTCGCGCACGACGTCGACGACGACGAGCTGCGCCGGGCGTACCGGCTGCGCCTGCGCGAGACGCACCCCGACACCGGCGGCGACGCGGCCCGGTTCGTCCAGGTCCAGCGCGCGTGGGACCTCGTCGGCACGCGCGAAGCCCGCGCCGTCTACGACCGCGGTCACGGCTTCGCCGACGCGCCGTCGTTCTCGCCGGATGCTCCGGGCTGGCGACCGCCCCAGCGCCCCGCCGACACGCGGCCGCGTGCGCGGTCGTTCGGCCAGCCGGGCGGATGGCGTCGCGAGCGCTACCTGACCCTGATCCGCGAGTGGGTCGGACGCGGGGCGCCGCTCGACGACCCCTACGACCCCGCCCTGGTGCGCACCGCGCCGCACGAGATCCGCCGGCTGCTGGCCGACGCCTTGGCCGAAGAGGCCACAGCCCGCATCGTGGCCGACCTGGGCATGGGCTACACCGTGTGGCACGACGTGGCAGCGGATCCGCGCGATCCCGAGGCGAAGCTCGACCATGTGGTGCTCGGCCCCTCGGGGCTGTACGCCGTGCTGTCGGAGGACTTCGGCAGCCCCGTGCGCACGCGCCGCGGCGAACTCATCGGCGACGGCGTCGGCGCACCCGTCGCCACCCTCGTGCAGCGGGCGCGTGCCCTCGGTCGCGCGGCACGCGTGAAGTTCAGCGGCGCGATCGTCGTGCTGCCCGACGACGACGTGGCGCAGGCCATCGACGAGCTGGGCCGCGTCCGCGGCCTCGTCGTCGCGGTCGTCGGACGCTCGGCGCTGTCGACCGTGCTGCGGCGCGGGGTCGCCGGTGCGCGCGAGATCGGCGGCAACGAGCTCTTCGACGTCCGCACCCGGCTGCAGCAGACGGTTCGCTTCGTCTGA
- a CDS encoding protoporphyrinogen/coproporphyrinogen oxidase, whose protein sequence is MSDLVRHAHDTRVVVVGGGMAGIVAALECARLGLRVTLFEAAPHLGGSLDRVTLGDVTVDAAADGIPASAPTLAGLVEEVGLADQLEAARDDELWLAAGPDGAAPAPAETVLGIPANPWAADVRRHIETRGAWRAYVDRLRPPMTVGRRRSLGELVSSRMGQRVRDRLVAPYMLAVHGVAPEHIDVDVAAPSLNPALTRTGSLSGAVAQTVRPRSAQRRAPRGGLFRLIDGLEARLRDFDVVIRTDAAVGAIERDGAEWAVHPLDSDEPVPADLLIVAVDEDTARGLLAPHVELPPNAQPQPAPLDVVMLRIAGVALPDRGSLVIGAGPQPVAVRPVSRTWPGIADGLAADEHILRVTLPHADAPDADVIAAARAAASELCGVPIPAGAVRAAARVSYRRAAPGSLLGHEAAVEAIRARVRTVPGLALVGGWLSGNSLERVAADAVTEADAARHAALWRGTDPA, encoded by the coding sequence ATGAGCGATCTCGTGAGGCACGCCCACGACACCCGGGTCGTCGTCGTCGGCGGCGGAATGGCGGGCATCGTCGCGGCGCTGGAATGCGCGCGGCTCGGCCTGCGCGTCACACTCTTTGAGGCGGCGCCTCACCTCGGCGGATCGCTCGACCGCGTGACGCTGGGCGACGTGACGGTGGATGCCGCGGCCGACGGCATCCCCGCCTCGGCCCCCACCCTCGCGGGGCTGGTCGAGGAGGTCGGACTCGCCGACCAGCTCGAGGCCGCTCGTGACGACGAACTGTGGCTCGCGGCGGGCCCCGACGGGGCGGCACCGGCTCCCGCCGAGACGGTGCTCGGCATCCCCGCCAACCCGTGGGCCGCAGACGTCCGGCGGCACATCGAGACGCGCGGCGCATGGCGGGCCTACGTCGACCGCCTGCGCCCGCCGATGACGGTGGGGCGCCGGCGGAGCCTCGGCGAGCTCGTGTCGTCGCGGATGGGCCAGCGGGTGCGCGACCGACTCGTCGCGCCGTACATGCTGGCGGTGCACGGCGTCGCTCCCGAGCACATCGACGTCGACGTCGCCGCCCCGTCATTGAACCCCGCGCTCACCCGCACCGGCTCGCTCAGCGGTGCCGTCGCCCAGACCGTGCGCCCCAGGTCTGCGCAGCGCCGAGCGCCGCGGGGCGGACTGTTCCGTCTGATCGACGGGCTGGAGGCGCGTCTGCGTGATTTCGACGTCGTCATCCGCACGGACGCCGCCGTCGGCGCGATCGAGCGCGACGGCGCCGAATGGGCCGTGCATCCGCTCGACTCCGACGAGCCGGTGCCCGCCGACCTGCTGATCGTCGCCGTGGATGAAGACACCGCGCGCGGACTGCTGGCGCCGCACGTCGAGCTGCCCCCGAACGCGCAGCCGCAGCCGGCGCCGCTCGACGTGGTGATGCTGCGCATCGCGGGCGTCGCGCTGCCGGACCGGGGATCGCTCGTCATCGGCGCGGGACCCCAACCGGTCGCGGTGCGCCCGGTCTCGCGCACGTGGCCCGGGATCGCGGATGGGCTCGCGGCGGACGAGCACATCCTGCGCGTGACGCTGCCGCACGCCGACGCACCCGATGCCGACGTCATCGCGGCGGCTCGCGCCGCGGCATCCGAGCTGTGCGGCGTGCCGATCCCGGCCGGAGCCGTCCGCGCCGCCGCGCGCGTGTCGTACCGCCGCGCGGCGCCGGGGTCGCTGCTCGGTCACGAGGCCGCCGTCGAGGCCATCCGGGCTCGGGTGCGCACCGTGCCAGGACTGGCGCTCGTGGGCGGCTGGCTATCGGGCAACAGCCTGGAACGCGTCGCCGCCGACGCCGTCACCGAGGCGGATGCCGCCCGGCACGCGGCCCTGTGGCGCGGAACGGATCCGGCATGA
- a CDS encoding enoyl-CoA hydratase/isomerase family protein: MTDAAASVSHVRIRVDRALGHLTLDRPRAINALDLGMIHDLAAALDAWERDPGVDAVLLDGAGERGFCAGGDVRGLHDQIAGGDVAAAARFFRAEYALNARISSYPKPVIAVADGVTMGGGIGLAGHAAVRVVTERSRLAMPETRIGFTPDVGGSLLLARAPGRLGEYLALTGGTMDAADAIYAGFADHLVPADRLDDLREALVSRADPQTATELVLLFDETAGPSQLEADRPWIDDAFAADTVDGIVERLRRRPEPRARETAAELDALPPTALAVTLASVRAARQRPDLRSVLAREYGLVLWFAQTQPDLLEGIRARLVDKDGAPRWSPASRADLADDILDRAFGFEPHPALWSD, encoded by the coding sequence GTGACCGACGCCGCTGCATCCGTTTCGCACGTCCGAATCCGCGTCGATCGCGCGCTCGGACACCTGACCCTCGACCGGCCGCGCGCGATCAACGCGCTCGACCTCGGGATGATCCACGACCTGGCGGCGGCGCTCGACGCGTGGGAGCGCGACCCCGGTGTCGACGCGGTGCTGCTCGACGGCGCCGGTGAGCGCGGCTTCTGCGCGGGCGGCGACGTACGCGGGCTGCACGACCAGATCGCCGGTGGCGACGTCGCGGCGGCGGCGCGCTTCTTCCGCGCCGAGTACGCGCTGAACGCGCGCATCAGCTCGTACCCCAAGCCGGTGATCGCCGTCGCCGACGGGGTGACGATGGGCGGCGGTATCGGTCTCGCGGGGCACGCGGCGGTGCGCGTGGTGACGGAGCGCTCGCGGTTGGCGATGCCCGAGACGCGCATCGGCTTCACCCCCGACGTCGGCGGCAGCCTGTTGCTCGCTCGCGCCCCGGGACGGCTCGGGGAGTACCTCGCCCTGACCGGGGGCACGATGGATGCTGCCGACGCCATCTACGCCGGTTTCGCCGATCATCTCGTGCCCGCCGACCGGCTCGACGATCTGCGCGAGGCCCTCGTCAGTCGTGCCGACCCGCAGACGGCCACCGAGCTCGTATTGCTGTTCGACGAGACGGCGGGGCCGTCACAGCTCGAGGCGGACCGTCCCTGGATCGACGACGCCTTCGCAGCCGACACCGTCGACGGGATCGTCGAACGGCTGCGCCGACGGCCCGAGCCGCGGGCCCGCGAGACGGCCGCCGAGCTCGACGCCCTTCCGCCGACGGCGCTCGCCGTCACCCTCGCCTCGGTCCGTGCCGCGCGGCAGCGTCCCGATCTGCGGTCGGTGCTGGCCCGGGAGTACGGCCTCGTCCTGTGGTTCGCCCAGACGCAGCCCGATCTGCTGGAGGGCATCCGCGCGCGCCTCGTCGACAAGGACGGCGCGCCGCGCTGGTCGCCGGCGTCGCGTGCCGATCTCGCCGACGACATCCTCGATCGCGCGTTCGGCTTCGAGCCGCATCCCGCGCTGTGGAGTGACTGA
- a CDS encoding ABC transporter ATP-binding protein, with product MAATASPRPATIEARGWGWRYATRRAWALRDTSFRIEAGERVLLLGASGSGKSTLLQGMAGVLGGADEGEQQGQLLVDGEPAAATRGRTGLVLQDPDSQTILARVGDDIAFGCENLGVPRPEIWARVRDARDAVGLDVPLDRSTSALSGGQKQRLALAGVVAMRPGAVLLDEPTANLDPAGVTDVRDAVARALDATGATLVVIEHRIEAWLPLVTRVIVLGPGGGVVADGDPRTVLQQRGPELAAAGVWVPGIRPPFPPLPPALDGSPARGDALVSGEGLVVGRVPGVPVAGPLDVEVRRGEVLGIVGANGAGKSTLGLTLAGLIPALGGTVRAASALADGAALTPRARRRLRRGSGPAASPADPGTWTSTALLTRIGTVLQEPEHQILRATVREELEVGPRALGLPDAEIAARVDELLERLRLAALAPANPYTLSGGEKRRLTVAAMLAARPRVVVLDEPTYGQDARTWSELVAIIAALRDGIDDRGPLGVAAITHDEAVLEALAARRFELRASGLPTEASR from the coding sequence GTGGCGGCGACGGCATCGCCGCGGCCCGCGACGATCGAGGCGCGCGGGTGGGGCTGGCGCTACGCCACCCGGCGCGCCTGGGCGCTGCGCGACACCTCGTTCCGCATCGAGGCGGGGGAGCGGGTGCTGCTGCTCGGGGCATCGGGCTCGGGCAAGTCCACCCTGCTGCAGGGGATGGCCGGCGTGCTCGGGGGAGCGGACGAGGGCGAGCAGCAGGGACAGCTTCTCGTCGACGGCGAGCCCGCCGCCGCGACCCGCGGCCGGACGGGACTGGTGCTGCAGGACCCCGACAGCCAGACCATCCTGGCGCGGGTCGGCGACGACATCGCCTTCGGCTGCGAGAACCTCGGCGTACCCCGTCCGGAGATCTGGGCGCGCGTGCGCGACGCCCGCGATGCGGTGGGCCTCGACGTCCCGCTCGATCGCTCGACCTCGGCGCTGTCGGGCGGGCAGAAGCAGCGCCTCGCTCTGGCGGGTGTCGTGGCGATGCGCCCCGGCGCCGTGCTGCTCGACGAGCCGACGGCGAACCTCGATCCCGCCGGAGTCACGGACGTCCGGGATGCCGTGGCCCGCGCGCTCGATGCGACGGGGGCGACGCTCGTCGTGATCGAGCACCGCATCGAGGCCTGGCTGCCGCTGGTGACCCGGGTGATCGTGCTCGGCCCCGGCGGCGGGGTGGTCGCCGACGGTGACCCGCGCACGGTGTTGCAGCAACGCGGGCCGGAACTCGCCGCGGCGGGCGTGTGGGTGCCCGGCATCCGCCCGCCGTTCCCGCCCCTGCCTCCCGCGCTCGACGGCTCCCCGGCGCGCGGTGACGCGCTGGTCTCGGGCGAGGGGCTCGTGGTGGGCCGGGTGCCCGGTGTGCCGGTGGCCGGTCCGCTCGATGTCGAAGTGCGCCGCGGCGAGGTGCTCGGCATCGTCGGCGCGAACGGTGCCGGCAAGTCGACGCTCGGACTCACCCTCGCCGGGCTCATTCCCGCGCTGGGCGGCACGGTGCGCGCCGCGTCCGCGCTCGCGGACGGTGCGGCGCTGACGCCGCGCGCGCGTCGCCGGCTCCGCCGCGGATCCGGGCCCGCTGCTTCTCCCGCCGATCCCGGTACCTGGACCTCGACGGCCCTGCTGACCCGCATCGGCACCGTGCTGCAGGAGCCCGAGCATCAGATCCTGCGGGCGACGGTGCGCGAGGAGCTCGAGGTGGGACCCCGCGCGCTCGGCCTTCCCGACGCCGAGATCGCGGCGCGCGTCGACGAGCTGCTCGAGCGGCTGCGTCTGGCGGCGCTCGCGCCGGCGAACCCCTACACGCTCTCGGGCGGAGAGAAGCGGCGCCTGACGGTCGCCGCGATGCTGGCCGCCCGGCCGCGTGTGGTCGTGCTCGATGAGCCCACCTACGGGCAGGATGCCCGCACCTGGAGCGAGCTGGTCGCGATCATCGCGGCTCTGCGCGACGGCATCGACGACCGCGGGCCGCTGGGCGTGGCGGCCATCACCCACGACGAGGCCGTGCTCGAGGCGCTCGCTGCTCGGCGGTTCGAGCTGCGCGCATCGGGGCTTCCGACGGAGGCGTCGAGGTGA